Proteins co-encoded in one Malus domestica chromosome 09, GDT2T_hap1 genomic window:
- the LOC139187848 gene encoding uncharacterized protein — translation MEAGNLGDTIREESSSSSQNRAKAIIFIRRHLDEALKSEYLTVEDSLALWEALRSRYNHQTTVILPKARYEWSHLRIQDFKSVAEYNSALFRITSQMKLCGDTITDEMLLEKTYSTFHANNVLLQQQYRARGYTEYNQLISVLLVAE, via the coding sequence ATGGAAGcagggaatcttggagataccattaGGGAAGAAAGCAGCTCATCTTCTCAAAATCGGGCGAAGGCTATAATCTTTATTCGCcgccatcttgatgaggcactaaagagtgagtacttaacggttgaagattCGTTAGCTCTCTGGGAGGCCTTGCGaagcagatacaatcaccagacaacggtgattcttccaaaagcTCGCTATGAGTGGTCTCACCTGAGAATTCAGGATTTCAAATCAGTGGCGGAGTACAATTCTGCGTTGTTCAGgattacctctcagatgaagctcTGTGGGGATACCATTACTGATGAAATGTTGCTGGAAAAGACTTACAGCACATTTCATGCCAATAACGTGCTCCTGCAGCAGCAGTATAGAGCGCGAGGCTacactgaatacaaccagctgatatctgtgctcctggtagctgaatag